The window CACAAAAAACGGTAAATGTATTCTGCATTTGTATAAACACTTAATTTTTTCTaaggaatttttttgttttttggagtCCATTTTGAAATTGTTGAATCCAGCATTTTTGCAATGTTCTATACACAAACACCTTCACATACTTCACATAACTTCCattttaactttatataaatataaaacggaTTAGCTTAGTctgttaaacaatttcttttgattCTTATCACGACCGTTTTGTTAAGGAGCTGCCATTTATTATTAGTGTTGTAAATCGATTTTATTACATATTAGTGTTGCTAAATAtagaaagacctggttcacactgggaaacttttttgggaaacttttgatttttgtgtgtgagagaaagaaatatcaaccatctctttctctcacacacaaaatcaaaagtttctcaacaaaagtttccctgtGTTAACCacgtaaaaataaagaaattgttaatattaaagttCTACATCTGAaagcaaacaataaaatttatgaaaagtcgactttttaaaattgtcaacATTTTTTAACAAGCATCGACTTTTTGACTTGGTGGACCTCTTTggttttttacttctttttgaatgtttatgtaaaaaatataatgcttacatatgaaaaactttatttaaaaagttggttttatggcaaattttttgcgtatgtgtaaatttaaacaaaatttaaattcataagccacaaaaaaactaaaaatggcCGTATAGGCGCCATTTATTTATGGCTAGCTTTTAAGTGcatattatataatttgttaactGTTTCAGTGTTTGATTTGTTTAACCACAACATTACATCATACTAACAAATTAATGCttgtaattttgattttttttgttttgtaaataataaacatttttaaaacaatattaaaacagataaatatataaacaaccgtaaaaaaaatataaaaatcggGTTATCTTAATCATTGCAACAATTTATTccgttttacttttttaatatttcataaaataaaaaacttatttatttatttgactacaattaaaactatacaatttttatctTAACGAACTTTTGAATTGAAAATGTAATACtaatatgttttgtttgctttaaataataagttaaaatcCGTAATACTACACTAATGTTattgtttcttatttaaataataaaaatgactaAGAATGAAACAGAGCCCAGTCCTGTTTAAACTATGTTTccgtatttttctttaataactcCAGTTTTTGCTTTTTACGCTCGTGAATACGTTGATGACGACGTAAATCGCCAGAGACTCGAAATCTTTTAGAACAAACATCACATTCATACGGTTTTTCGcctgaaaaattttataaatttataaacatcttaaaaataattttgaaataattcaaaaagGTTAAAATAGTGTCCAAACGAagccaaacaaataataaaaaagtacaaaccaaagtcgaaaaaaatcgaaaaatagctttaaaagaGCGTTATTTTCATCAGTCGGACACcagttaaaattaatattaacataCCCGTATGAATTTTTCGATGATTTTGCAAATATGTACTCGCACGAAAGGTTTTTGTGCAAAATTCACATTTATAATTCCTTTCGCTTGTGTGTATACGTAAATGGACAACAAGCGAGTATTTGCGCGAAAAAGCTTTGCCACAAAATTCACATTGATGATTCTTTTCGGTGCTGTGAATAGAAATTGTATGATATTTTAGATCGCCCCATTGTCGAAACTTGCGGTCGCAATGTTTACACTCGAAGGGCTTGTCACCCGTGTGAGTGCGTGTATGAGCTTTTAAGGCACCAATGGCAAAGAATGATTTGTCACAAATCTCGCATTGATGTGGTCTTAATCCGGAATGTGTGCGATTATGATATTTAAGTGCATTGCAGGAATTGAAAATGCGTTGACATTTATTGCAGATGTAACGTTTGCGTTTGCCATTTTCGTTATTTTGGTCGTTTTCCAAACAGATCTCTTCGCCATTGTCATTGAGTAAACTTTCATCACAATCTTCGGCTTTTAATTGactatatgaaaaaatttcgtCACTTCGATCCAAGTGAGAACTGTACTCATCATCAGAGTTTTCATTTTGTTCTTCCGCTTCCAATTCGTTGCCACTTAAAGTGTCTTCGGAATTTTGATAGGGATTGTCACTGATGTGAGGCGGAGTTTCTTCAATTTTAATATGTTGTGCTTCTAAGATTTGGTGATCGTTCAGTTGGTGAGGTGGTAGTGGAATTTGATGCTGCTCGTTATTTAAACATTGTCCGTTATGAAGTAAAGATGGCTCTGAGTGAGAAAACTCTAATCGTAAATGTGCATTATTTTGAACTGGTTGAGTTGGCGTAGGTTGCTGAATAGTAGAGACAGACGtttgtatttgattttgttCCAGTTCTCTATGCATCTGTTTGCCTGATGTTAAATGAGGTTCTGCTGGCATGAGAGGCACAGTAGGTTCTGTATTTAAAATAGGCGCAAATTGTCCCGAAAATAAAACATCACAAAACGGCTTTGCTTTCAAATCAATACcattaaaacaattgtttgtGAACCTTTAGGAAGTTGTTTGAAGAATTAAATGCATTATTAATTGTTTGCTTTAATATCTTACCAGTGTGGTTTTCCACCATTCGAGGTTGGTGTCATTAAATCCATGGTATCACATGTGTCCTCTATTAGCACTTTGTCTCTTATACCTTCCAGCATGTCTTCAGTATCGCTAAATTCTTCAGGCACTAAGTTTGAAGTAGTCTGTTGTGGCTGCTGCTGATGAGGTTGATTGTGTGAGGCCGTTTGTAAAGAAGCATTTGCTACATTAATAGTTGTATCACTCAAGGTGTCAGGTCCTTGTTGATGGTGTTGTGGCTCCATTACTACACGCACCGATACAGCTTCTCCAGCTTGTGTGAAGTTTTCGAATGGGAAATGAACATCTTGAAAAACTTGTTCAAGTCCGTcagtctaaaaaaaatttatgtcatactttacaaactacatcttaatcacatctaaaaatgcgatttcatactttttacatttataaaacaactatttccttacaaatgaaaacccagttaaaagtaagaaaataaatgtagaaaagtcattacaaataacatatttgtagtaCATCAAGAATTGGCGAAAAACCAGTGATATTTTCATAAGAGTGTCTTGAAAAGAATGTAGAAGAATGTAGATGTAGaagaacatccctccaatgacacgctaatgtaaaattcataggtttttcacccgATTTTGAAGCAGTTCGGGTTACTAGTTCTGATGAAAATACTACatctttttccacttttttgtaatttaatttaattgtttttttttaacacatcatggtgaagaatatataatattccgaatataacactctcagTTTTTTAACAATCGAGGAACAtgcttctataaaacttaggaTAACTCATTCaagttttcatatattttaatgaaataaagagTTTTGGAAACATTTCATAATGTGGATCTTTACGAAGCTAATAAAAGATGATCTTACTAACGCATGACCAAAGTAAAGtaacttttaaaatgtaatagTATATATTTTCATTGCTGGGAACTTAATAAATGCTTAAAGTAGCTAACTTCAATTAATAATATGCcaaatatattaatttcttaacCGTCTTATAAAATCAATATTCATTAGAAAATATTCTAAGCAAGACTCTAATTAATTACCTCGGTGATGACGTGAACAATAATAGATCGATTGAAAATTGCAACATGAATGCATTATAAGTAGTACTTTGTAATTGAAACATTTGCTTTCGCAATGAATATGTACATTAACTTCCGGTTTCTATAAATGCGAAAgatcattttcatttttacaaatggatttaaaaaaaaaaaacaaatatattttaaattttgttttcatataaaagaaTGCAAATGTTGTTTCGATATTGTTATACGAACAGTAATTTTATAATTGTGTTGCCTATATatcttattttagaaaattaagaacaaaaattgTGGCTTATATCAGAATAGaggtaaaatttaacataaatatttttttgataaaaaatagataatttttaaaatacactccTCAGCAAAGAATAATTCATGTCATACTTTACAcacgacatcttaatcacatctaaataTGCGATTATATACGTTtagcttttataaacaaaatatttccttacaaatgaaaactcaGGTAAAAGTGAAgaaagtcactacaaataacatatatggtgaaaaaccaatgaaattaacataagcatgtcattaaacgaattcggtttatttttgacatccaaatatcggattttatTGCATatatgaataagattagatgcagttcatagttgtcaaaaataaacaacatccctccaatgacacgctaatgtaaaattcataggtttttcaccaaaattggaagtactttatgtatgttatttgtggtgaaaattctacttctttttcctcacttttttgctggttatatataataattttcaatacctTTTTAATGGTACATAAATCATCCGAAGTTTTTTCTGGACCCAAAACATCAAGTGATGTTTTCATGGCAGCCAATATCGTGTCTGGAGTTGATGGTTCATAGTGCTGTTTTAGATGGGCAAAAAAATCCAGTTGAGAACAGGTTACATGACCACAGAGTTCACAACGAAATTGCTGTATACTTCCTGAACCCACCACCAACTGATCAACATGAGCCAGTTTGTGATCTTCTAGAGGTACATTTAGTTGTAAATTTGAATcacaatgatttatttttaatttgcgGGAAATACGTTTTTTGTGTGGCAAGATTTTTCGTGAATTAAAACGTGTTAAATCACTGTCGTCATCAATGGAGGTAtcctagaaataaaaaataacaaatagaaaataatttttttttggattttaattaGAATGGCAGtgcattaagcactcatattgccaggttttcacacgtttgtccagagaaaaccccaccaagcgacctataccttcatctaggaagttggagcatccggactttatatcgtgagtattttatggtctccaccagttaaaaacgttcgagtattctatggtctccaccaataaaacataacctcacttgaggtaatacgaaagcacgaggttaatgtagacaacatataactttgaacagttatatgaagtaatacaccACACCAGTGCGAACGAGACgcaaagccaggcaacaaacacaagcctgaacgcgtttaagaaataatcgcaatgacgcgagagttgttcccaactcagacctgaattacgacccTTACCAATTCCTTAGACATAATTTTTGAGAAGTTTTAGAGAACATATACACCTTCTTCAGAACTAGATCTTTTTCCaaagatttatgtttaaaattattttcgataaatttgatatatttttcaatgaaaatattaaaagaattaattttatgGAATGTTTTAGAAgtcctttatatataaaattagtcTTACAACCAGCATGAAAATTATAACCCAACCACTTCAATTTGTTGAACTGCAGCCTTGGTTATGACAAATATTGTGCTCTATAGAACTTAACAATTTCTCTCCTAGTCATGGTATATTTTGGAAGTTCTTAGGATTTTGATTTAAAAGAGTTTCGAAAATCATGGCCAGACAATTTGTAAAGTTTCTGAAAATGAATAAGTTTAGTTTGGCAACTGAAATTTGCAGCCGTCGATTGCCAGTTGCCATCTATAATTTCATTTTGGCATCTAACAACTTAACTGAGGACCGTCTGCTATCTATAATCGAcccattaacattttttaagttgtactttaatttatttaacgcAATTaactgtaattaatatataataaaccttaataaattttaccaaaatgaaatttttaacacaattaactgtaattaatatatcataaatctcaataaattaaaaaaaaaatcattttatatttttcaaaattaaacctagatgaaaatattatttataaagaaagcaccacctaaaataaatttttttaaaaaatgtattttagtaaactaaaatatttgttctaTAATCCAGTTAAATCGTAACGTACATAAAAAATCTTACGAGAAAATGGCtttggaaaaattaataaaataaaatacaaacttagtgaaaaactgaaaaaacattttgttgaattttgatttgattttgagatttaatatttatatactaatttctattatttatattttaagaagAAATTTCTAACCAATTATGCCTAATATACGAGGTTCATATTGGGCAATCGAAACGAAAACCgatatcaatttttttattttgttatcggTAATGATATTTAGACTATATTGGTATACTggtataaaagtaatatttcggTAGTTATACCGGTATCAGTAATGTATTAAACGAAACGAATAATgatatcaattttttattttggtatcGGTAATGATATTTAGACTATATTGGTATGCCggtataaaagtaatatttcggTAGTTATACCGGTATCAGTAatgtattaaaactaaaaataatattacattaGCAGAATATTATAATACCGTCAGTAAATCAtgtattctattaaaaattataatttggtAGTCGGTTCTAATATAGGGTCCTGCCAGAATTTGAAAAAGTAATTCAAATTGTTATCATGCTTACATATTATAATTTACCACAAATAACGAATTTGAAAGTGCCCCTCTAAAATTCcgaatattagaaatttattcaGAAATTTATATTCTGATTACttttaatactatttaaaaTTGCTGTTAACAAAAAACTGATTGTCCTAAAAATGATTATAGAAATGCAATTATGGATCGTGCcttattaaatattgtattgagattaattaacttattttaaacttGTTTGTATCGAATTTCATTTCGACAGAATATTTGGGACCACAAATTAGTGAACTAACATGGTGCTACGTCACTTCCACatcaattaaatacaaaaatctattcATCTGCCAAATTTTAGAGCtagaatattcaaattttacaaaaaaagaaatttaacataaatgtaaacattttggtgtAAAATGGAcgcccagcaaaaaaagtgtcGAAGAAGATGTAGTATTTCCATCACAACTAGTAACCCGAAGTGTAATTTTACATTAGAGTGTCatctgaactacatctaatctatttttaaaagcagtaaaaatccgatatttggatgtcgaTAATGTCACGCTTATGTAAACTTCACTAGTTTTTCACCAAACCTTGatgtacttcaaatatgttatttgtaatgacttttctaCACCTCTTTCCTTACTttaactttgttttcatttgtaaggaaatattttgttataaaagtgAACAATacgtaatcgcatttttagatgtgaataagatataatttgtaaagtatgacatcaattaatTTTTGCTGACATCAATTATTCATTAGGGGGTTTTAGGACCTCTCATACTGATATTAAttgggaaaattaaaaataatagtttattaatgaaaagattaaaaaatgaaaGAGATCTATAAGATaatattcattatttataaaaatatttagttttgcaTGAAATTACATTATATTATAATACCGTCAGTAAATCAtgtattctattaaaaattataatttggtAGTCGGTTCTAATATAGGGTCCTGCCAGAATTTGGAAAAGTAATTCAAATTGTTATCATGCTTACATATTATAATTTACCACAAATAACGAATTTGAAAGTGCCCCTCTAAAATTTcgaatattagaaatttattcaGAAATTTATATTCTGATTACttttaatactatttaaaaTTGCTGTTAACAAAAAACTGATTGTCCTAAAAATGATTATAGAAATGCAATTATGGATCGTGCcttattaaatattgtattgagattaattaacttattttaaacttGTTTGTATCGAATTTCATTTCGACAGAATATTTGGGACCACAAATTAGTGAACTAACATGGTGCTACGTCACTTCCAtatcaattaaatacaaaaatctattcATCTGCCAAATTTTAGAGCtagaatattcaaattttacaaaaaaaaaagaaatttaacataaatgtaaacattttggtgtAAAATGGAcgcccagcaaaaaaagtgtcGAAGAAGATGTAGTATTTCCATCACAACTAGTAACCCGAAGTGTAATTTTACATTAGAGTGTCatctgaactacatctaatctatttttaaaagcagtaaaaatccgatat of the Lucilia cuprina isolate Lc7/37 chromosome 2, ASM2204524v1, whole genome shotgun sequence genome contains:
- the LOC111679950 gene encoding uncharacterized protein LOC111679950, yielding MELNDYNGFENHCKNNEIDLKDKFVRKESHNTETMDQIMHRKEQEFIDHTLLAPEYMRDPNHFIMDLINFPKTETSTHNNGDHLTTDLHFHNSLFPVSADVPQQTNEPRKTESNSVFLPLNNDFLMPVQKSYNTTVDSVTNVDENGVKVVQQLLLTNSVTLDDTSIDDDSDLTRFNSRKILPHKKRISRKLKINHCDSNLQLNVPLEDHKLAHVDQLVVGSGSIQQFRCELCGHVTCSQLDFFAHLKQHYEPSTPDTILAAMKTSLDVLGPEKTSDDLCTIKKTDGLEQVFQDVHFPFENFTQAGEAVSVRVVMEPQHHQQGPDTLSDTTINVANASLQTASHNQPHQQQPQQTTSNLVPEEFSDTEDMLEGIRDKVLIEDTCDTMDLMTPTSNGGKPHWFTNNCFNGIDLKAKPFCDVLFSGQFAPILNTEPTVPLMPAEPHLTSGKQMHRELEQNQIQTSVSTIQQPTPTQPVQNNAHLRLEFSHSEPSLLHNGQCLNNEQHQIPLPPHQLNDHQILEAQHIKIEETPPHISDNPYQNSEDTLSGNELEAEEQNENSDDEYSSHLDRSDEIFSYSQLKAEDCDESLLNDNGEEICLENDQNNENGKRKRYICNKCQRIFNSCNALKYHNRTHSGLRPHQCEICDKSFFAIGALKAHTRTHTGDKPFECKHCDRKFRQWGDLKYHTISIHSTEKNHQCEFCGKAFSRKYSLVVHLRIHTSERNYKCEFCTKTFRASTYLQNHRKIHTGEKPYECDVCSKRFRVSGDLRRHQRIHERKKQKLELLKKNTET